A segment of the Capra hircus breed San Clemente unplaced genomic scaffold, ASM170441v1, whole genome shotgun sequence genome:
CCCTGAGCTTGGAAGCGAGTTGCCCTTGCCTTCCATCTTGTTCTCGATGGAGCCCAGCACCACATGCCTGCCCTTCTCCTTCAGCTCCAGGTGCCGCCTCAGCTGTCACCAGAAGCCCGGGAGAGgcgggaggaaggagacagggcCTAAGTCTCTAGACCATGAGGGCCCGCTCCCACTGCCCATTTCTGGTCCCTTGTTGGGGGGGCAGGCAGGGCAGAAAACACAGGACTGCATTGGGAGACCCAGGGCTAGTCCCGGCAACTGCCCcctctgggcctgtttcctctGCAGTGAAGTGGAGGTGTTCACACACCCTCACACGGCTGCTGTGGAGCCCTCTGAATGGCCCCGGCCCCCATGGAGCCTTGGGCAGAACCCTGTCTCCTCAGCCTTGGAGCCGGCTGCAGCCATCCCCAGCCCCACGCCTCAGCATGTCCAGACTGTCCTGTCACAGCTGCCTCTGGTCAGGATAGGCTTCTCCTCAGAAAATGGAGCCTTGGCCCAATGAGAGCCTTCTTTAGAGCCCTGCCAAGGTCTGGCTCCCCACCTGTCAGCTGAGGTGAAGAGGACCAGGACATCTCCACTTCCCTCAGGCCACCCTACTCAGCCTGCTTGGGGCCGGTGGACCTGGCACCACTGGACTCACCTCATCAGCCATCTGGGTGAGGTCCCGCTTCATGGCGTATGCATCTTCCCCGTCAGCGTAGTATTTGGGTTCCACTTCACtgatcctgggggtggggggggtggagaggaggagaagaaacTGAGTTGGGGGCAATTCTCCTCCACCCTCTGGTGCCATCTGCCAGTGGGATGGGGTGTCAGTGCCCCCAGAGGCCCTTTGGAAACATTTCCGACGTGGCCTTCTGTCTGCTTTCTCCGACAGTAAGCTGGACTCCCTCCCACCCTTGGCATTCTGCCACCCCCCACCTCATCTCTAACCTGGCTCCCAAGGATCTGTTTCTGTGGTTTCCTGGGAACCGCGGGCCCTGCATGTGGCAGTACCCTCCCCCTCCTTGCCCGGTTCCCTGTCATTTCCTGGGCATGCATGGCTGGCTGGCTCCCATGCCGAACAGTTGGAAACGGCGGTGGGTGGTGCTGTGGCCTCTGTTCTTGGTGTTCTTGGATGGCCCAGAAAGGCCCTGCCAGCCTTCAGACCCGGGAACTGTCAACCAGCAGGGGCGTCTGCATCCAGGTCCAAGATCCTCAGATGCCCAGCCCGTAGGTCCTTCCCTTCCTTAAGCAAGCTGAAGCTAAGGCTGTCTCAGTGGGCTCTCCACAAACAGCCCATCCCAGCAGCTTTCACCACAATGCCCTGGGCAGGGCAGTTCCTGGCCAGGCTCTCTGTGTCCTGTGCTGGGCACACTGAGTGGACTTCTCTCACCCACTAGGACACCCAGGGCTCTAGACCCCTCTGCTGCACCCTTCCTGCGCCAATATGCTTAGGTTTACCCTTTCTTCTGGTTCTGCTGAGATGCTTCTAGGTGCCTGGTCACTCTCAGTCCTGTTCCTGTCCTGTGTCCTTGTCTCTACTTCTGAATCCCTTCACCATGCTGCCCTTCACCTGGCCCCCACCAGCAGCAGGTAGTCCTCTTCTGCCCAGCAAGAAACACTAAATGTCCTCTAGGCCCACAACACATCTCAAACAGACGGTGGCAGGTGGGTGTCACTGTCTCCGAGTGGAGGCCAAAGCCTGTCCCTAGCTCCAGCTGCTGCCCACCCTCATGCCTAGAAGGTAGCTCAGCCCATCTCAGCCACCTGGGCAAGCCAGACCTGGGGACTGTCCCATTAGAAACATCTAGATTTACTTACTGAAAGTTGAGCGTGTTGGAATAGAGGTGCAGAGCTGCCCGGTTACTGTAGGGGAACAAGGCAGTGCTGAGCTCTACAGACCAGGCCAGACAGGGACAACACGTCCAGGCCCTGCCCatcctcccagccccctccccacgaATCCCACCTCcggagtcttctccaaaagccAAGGCAGCCCAGGACCCGTATCAAGACAGTAGCCCCCACCCCCCTTCCTTTGACCCCGGCTTCCACCTCTTCCTGACGTGCAGGGAGACATATTTGGCATTGAAGTTCTCGATCATGGCTCGGGAGGCCTGGTCCATCAACTTTTGAGCCAGGCCAAGACGCCGGTGGGAACGCTTAACAGCCTAGGGGCAGAAAAGTGGGACCTCAGAGGCGGCTCCAACTAACTTCCACACCCACCAGAGCCTGGGGGGAGGTCCTACGCACCAGCGAGGTGATATGTCCATGGGGCACGTCGTCTGGGTCTTCTTCCCTAGATCAAGAAGAAAGAGAGGCTAGGAGCGAACCTCACAGTGCCCCCAGACCCAGGGTAGGGGAGAGAGTCAGGGCTCTCCAGACCCCAGACAGCAGACAAAAAACATGTGCAGTATCAATGGAACactattcagtgctaaaaaaaaGGGAGTTATCAAGCcaggaaaagacatggaggaaacttcaATGCATATAACTGAGAGGCAGTCTGAAATGGCTACACTGTATGTTGAGGTACGTAtgcagtcagtcatgtctgactctttgcgaccccatggacagtagcccaccaggctcctttgtccatggagattctccaggcaagagtactggagtgggttaccatttcctccttcaggggatcttccccacccagggattgaacctgtgtctcttgcactggcaggcagattctttaccactgagccacctgggaagcccacacactgtaTGATTCTAATCATGGGAtgttctggaaaaggtaaaactatggagacagtaaagagATCAGTGGTtccctggggagagaggagggatgaACAGGTGGAGTACGGAAAACTCGGCAGGCAGTAAGACTACTCTGTGTGATACTATAGTAGTGAACACATGTTGTTATACATTTGTCCATATGACTCCAAGAATGAAACTTACTGTGAACTATGGACTTTAATAATGATgtagcaatattgtaacagatgtACCAGGAGATATTAGTAAGAGAGGCAACCAGGGAAGACAGGGAAGGAGTTATGTGAGAGGGGTGTGTATTTTAAACTCACATTTCCTCTAAAGCTCAAACTGAACTAAAGAACAGTCTATtcacttcaaaaagaaaagaaaaaaaaaccaacccaggCAGCCTCCATCAGGCATGTGCAAATGTTAGTGTCCCTCCTCCCCAACCCGCAGGTCAGGCACCAGTCTTGTCTTTCTGCCTCTGGTGACTCACATTTTGGCCAGGACGTACCCCACGATCTTCCCATTCTCATCCTCAGCGATGTATGAGAGCTGTAAGACaggaggaaagaggaggcagaaaaCAAGTTTCTATCAGAGCTGGAGGAGCCCTTAGCGGACATCTGGCCCCACCGCCTGTCTCTCGCCCTAGCCATGATGGACAGCAGCCCAGGGTGGAGTTCAGTGATAGCTCCTGACCTCCAGGCAAGGTGGCCTTGTTTTCCCAAGCCCCTCGTTCTTAACCAGGAAGAGGTGGGCAGACAGGTGGTAATTTTGGCCCTGTTCATCTCCCATCTTCAGGCACCTCCTTTCCACCCCCAGCCACCCCAGATGAAGCCAACACCCAGGGCCTCCTTCACCCAGGCGCCCCCCTGGGACTCTTCATGGTCTCAGCTAACCCAGGGTGGGACTTCCTTGACCCAGTCCCCAAATTCAACAGCCGCCCACCTGGGGCCAGGAGAGGCCATGGTAGAAATAGTATTTCATCTGGTAGTTCTCAGGCAGGCACAGGAGGTTACAATGTTGCATGTTCATCAGGTCCTCTGGCTGCGAGGGAGGAGGGCAGTGGAACGCGGTCAAGCCTGGGGCTGCACTAAGTAGGCCTCGGTTCTGTTGAGGCGCTCCTCGTTGTCTACTCACCgaccccccatccccacccccagaccTGGGCGGGAGCTGGGACTATCTGTCTCTGCACAGTCCTGGCCCAGGGCCGCCGGGCAAAAACTTGACTGTTCCAGGAACGGACGTGAGCGCTAGGAAGCTCCCCAACACCATCCCACAGAGCCCTGACATCCCCGAAAGAAGGGGTTCGCAGCCCCGGCTTTGAACCCCTGGCCTCATCTGTGGGGAGGGCCAACCCCACGGGAACGGTAGCCTTCACTGCTTTGTGCCCGGCGGCCGCAGGCGCTCCAGGCGGCCGGCCCTGGGGCTCGGCCGGGCCCCTCGGGAGCATGCGCACGCGGCCACTGGGCCTCGCTCCCACGCGGCGCGGACGGTCTCCGGCCCCGGCTCCTCACCCTCGCATTGCGGATGTTCATAACGGCGGCGGGACTCGCAGCTCCCAGCGGGTCGTGAACGCGCAGTCAGCTGCCGCCGCGCTTCAGGGCGACACCGGGGCTGCCAGGCCACGGCTAGGGCTGGCGCTAGGTCCGGGATCGCGGGGGCGGTGGCGGAAGAGGCGGCGCGCGCCTGGCCCGTCCACCGGACGGAAGTGGCGCGCTGCCGGACCCACCCTCCTGGGTGCTCGGCTAATGCGCAGGGAGCTCcaagggcggggcggggcctctaCGCGGGGCGGGCCAATGGCTGGGCAAGCCCGGGCGCGGGGCGGGCCTCTTGGCAAGGTGGGAGGTTCCAGCGCTCCGGGTGGGTCACTGACCGGgcgagcaggtgctctccagcCGAAGGCGGCGGGCGCTCCCCACCTCCCGCGACCCCACAGaagctcacacacacagacagtgtAACGGGCTTCGTTTTATTCTGCGCCTGGGCGGGCGGGACCAGCGGGCGGAGACCGGGCGCTGAGGGCCGAGGCCGGAGCGAGGCGACTCAGCAGGTCGTTCAGCATCTCCTCGCACATGGCCAGGCACCGCGGCACGTGGAAGCAGCCTACGGGGAGAGGCGGGACAGCGGGTTGGGAGGGCTAGGGACAGCGAAGTGCCCTGAGCCCCTGAGGCCTCGCCCTGTCCCCCACTCACCTTTGAAAGGACCCCCCTTGATAGTGAGGGCGACCTTCCCGTCTCGGTTTAAGTAGCCAAACCATTCCCCGTACTCTGGATCGCGAAACTGCAATAACAAGGCAGTGACAGGCAGCGCCGGCAGGTCATGTAACTTTGTTAACAGATGATTCCCTTTGAGTTCCTGTTCTCTGCTTCACAGGCCTGTCTTCCAGTTGATGAGATTGTAGATATCTAGCACTGAACGGACTCCAGCCTTGCTTGTCACAGGTCCCAAACACATCTCCCTCTCCCTTGGAGCCCCTTGAAACCTGACCCTGCCCAGCAGCTGTGTTGACCCATTCCaaattcctttcttctctcttgccCACAGTTCCTTGCAGATGCTCCAAGGTAGGCTCTGGAGCCCTGGCCTAGacccttctctttcctccccagATAGAGACCTGAGTGGAATCCCTTCTCAGAAGGACTGTGGAAGAAGTCAATGACACTGAAGTCCACTatcaaaatgtctttttaaatgtcGACCTGTGAATAGGTCTACTCCTCTTCATAGCAGGTAACACTAGTTCTATATCTATTCATTCTATCTTTCCAGTGACACTGCTCATGTCCTCACATTATTCAACTATTTGATCTGACATGGACAGATTGAACTGTTTCTGTGGATGTCTGAATTTCCTGTCTTCTGTTATGATGTTATTATGATGCATAATGACTGATCTGTTTATAAGTTTCCTGATTGTTTGATGGCCATCTCTCTTTCTTGACAATTTATTCCTTAAATTTCACTTTATGCAGTTAACACCAATGGCCTCGAACACAGGTTCTTTTGAATGCATTCAATATTAACATTATCTTGTGACTGTTGTGTTTGGAAGTAATGATGAGTGTGTGTGATACTGGGAGATGCCCCTCGAACTACAATATAACGTGAACACATTTGGGATGTCTACTGGTGACGAAGTCAGGCACTGCTAATACCACTGTGCTTTCATTCATGATGGAAGCGAATACTGGATTTCAGTTAGAGGTCAGCCTAAAGAAAGACAGAATTTTCTCCCAGGTCTCAAAACCCACAGACTACCAAGTAAGACCCCCATCCCTCCTGTACTGGGGTTTACTGACGGAGAGAGTTGTGGCTTTCGAAACACATTGGGAATTTTCCTTCATTCAGGCTCAACCCCCAAGGTGCCTCTCAGCCATGGCTGGCACAGGTCATCACTCCACTCATTGCACTCGGGCCTCTAGTGGAGGGGGGTCCCTGGCTCCCCTCCTGCCTCACAActgattcttgtctcctttgctgggCCCTCctattccctcttctcttttctttctgtcctcaAAGCTCACCTTGCCTTGTGGCTCGCGGTATATGTCATCTATATCCTTATGACACCCAAACACTTGTGGCCAGTCCAGACTCCTCCCACTCAACCAGACTCTGAGCCCTGCTCCTGTTGCATCTTCCACCCCGGGTCAGGCCCCCACTCACTGGCCAGGATGACAGCCACCGCGCCACCTCCCTGCCTTGGCCCGGGGCTCTATGGCCTCCCCTTCCAAAGCCCCGGCACCTGTGAACCCTGGAGTCAGGTTGACCCCTCTTTGCTGAGCACCCCTTCTAGCTTTTTTCCTTCCCATCAGCCCCACCTGCAGCCCCCTGACTTTGCTGTATTTCCCAGAGCTCTCATCCCCATCTCCGTTTGCTTGTTTACTTGTTTATGGTCAGTCACTGCCAGCAAAATGTGAGCTCCAGTGGGGAAGGGACTGCTCTGTTGACTCAACAGAGGGTACTGGGGCAGGGACCTCCATGTCTGCTGAGGGGCAAGCGGGGGATGTGCAAGAAGACTTGCCCTCCCCGCCCAGTCTGCAGTCTCCACACCTTTGCTGAGACCAGGAAGCAGAACTTACCCGGTGGAACGTGTACTCGGCCACCTGGTAGAAGATGCGCAGCAAGGCAGGGTCCCCAGTCTCACTGTAGCCCATGAGGAAGGCGATCATGGCTTCACTGTGTGGCCACCAGAGCTTCATGGCCCACTCCAgctgggagcagagaggaggcaTCTGGAAGCCTGTGTCCCACCCTCCACCACCCCTCTCAGCAGGAAGGTCACCCCCATCATTCAGGCCCTGGCTAAGACTCCATCTGGCCCAGGCACTTGGAGCTTCATTGTGACATGGACGTCTATGGAGGCCTTGACCGCCTGGCAGAGTGGCACTAGCTTCTTGAGCCagaagggcagggctgggccaggcTCCCCTTGAGCCCTGGAATCCAAACCCTGGCTGTCTCATCGGTCTGTctagagccccttggacagtcAGCTCCTGCCAGTGGCCAACTCAGCCACCTTCTGTGGACCTCAGTGGGATCAAGGTATAATCACACAGGCGTAAGGGACCAAATCTGCCCCCGCTGCTGATGGCTTAGAATCACCCAGCGAGCCTTTCCAAGACAGAGGGACACGTGTCTCCTTGTGTGCGTGAGCTTGAGGACCGCTGGGGTCTCCCTCGGCCCCCCACTCTGTGAAATGGGTTGAGGACAGCCCTGGGCACATTCCCACCTGGGTGGGGCAGAGGCCATCAGCATCCTGGAAGTAGAAGAGGCCACCATGCTCAGGGTCCCATCCAGAGTGGAAAGGCAACAGTAGGAACTTGTCAATCACGTGGGCTTGAAGTTTGGCATCACCTCTCCGGATGGCATAACGGAGCAGGAACCAGCCAGCCTCCAGCGCGTGGCCTGGTGAGGGCTCAGGGAAAGGCAGGTAGTGTGGTCTCCCCCAGGTAGGGTGCTCCAGCCCCCTGTGCTCTGTGCTGACTCCCTTCCTCTCTTGCCAGCAGTGGGGCCTGCTCTGAGCCATGCCCCCCAGCATGGCAGGCCCATCCCTGCTTCTCTGCCTGGTCCTCAGTGCCCAGtgtggagggaggcaggcagtcCCCACATCTgaagcccaccccacccctcacctggGTTCTGGTGTCTCCCCAAGCAGCCTGAGAGTTCCTCACCATCCTCTGACACGTTCTCCAGCACAGCCTGCCCACCCCTCTGCAGAGGGAGGTGCAGAAGGGGGTTCAGCACTCAGCAACcccctccatcccctccctcctcatCTGCAGGCTTGGGTGGGCTGGCGGGAGTGGACAAGGGGATTTTGAGGAGGAGCTGATTCACTCCCAAGGGTCTGGAACTTGCTTTGGGCCTGGGCCCCAGAAGACACTGAACGGGGGGGGGGGGACTGAGATTGGGCCGACCTGGCTGTCCAGAGGCCTGGGAGGAAGCTGGGTCTGGGTTTCGTGCTCCCTGATGGGCCTGGGTGTCTGGaccccaccctcctgccctcacccCAACCTGCCTCCCCGGGGGCCTCCCCCACCCTTTCCAAGGGTTCTGGGCCACACCTCCCTGtatctccccatctgtaaaatagaccCCCAGCtcatgagtgggcttccctggtggctcagatggtaaagaatctgcctgcaaagcacagcagacctgggttcgatccctgggtgaggaagatcccctggaggagggcatagcaacccactccagtattctggcctgggagaatccccatggaccaaggagcctggcgggctatagttcatagggtccaAAGAATTGGAGATGACTAAGCTTGGGGGTGGGtatgggcctgggggtggggaatgggggTCACTCTGTGCCCCAGCCCCCCAGGACTGGTCTGGCAGTCGGcatctgcctcctgcccccacctgcACATGTTGCAGAATCCTCTGAGTGCACCAGTCCCCCAGCTCCGCGGAGATGCCTGCCAACTCCTCGTCCGCCTCCCCGAGCTGCTCCACCAGGTTGAGCAGCATCATGGGCACCGCCATGGACTCCGAGGCCGGGGCCCCAGGGAGCTGGGGCCGGCCCAGCCCAGAGGGGTCCTCCCGCACCCAGCTCACGATCTGATCCATCATCTCCATGGCTTCGTtctgggagtgggggtggtgAGGGGAGACCCAAGCTGAGGCTGCACCCCATCCAGTCTGGTCCACCCAGGTCCCTTGGGCTGAGCTCCTAGGACACTCCTGCCAAGGCCTGGCCCTGGGCTGGGTGCTAGGGCTCCCAGGCTGGGGGCTACAGACCGTGCCCAGGCAGTGAGGTCAGCTTTGAATGATGAGGGGGCCAGGGAGGAGCACCCTCccagccagggcagggctggtCCCTCTGAGCAAGACCCTGCAGAGCCGGGATGGGCAAGGGCAGTTGATCCCCCAGGGTCCCCCACCTCTTGTTTGTTGAAAAGCGTTAGCCTCCTAGGCCTTTCCAAGTTCCAAGGAGCACATTTAATCAAATAAGTgaggaaatgcagaaacaaaggaaaacagataaGCAAGACAAAACAATAAGTTTAGACTAAAGTCTTCCCCAAGAGCCATAAATAAAATCCTGAGTTGTATCCTCGAGCTGTTTTGCACATAACTAAAACACCCACCATGGGGAAGAACTTAAGTACATGCTGCCCACTGGCACATAGAGCCCAGACCATTGGAACCAGAAAGTAGATCATGTAACTCCCTCCTGGTTATCtcaccaccagccaatcagaagaatgttccTAAGCTCTTCGACCTCCTCCTTGATTTTGCCCTAAACCCTTCTCTGAAAGGTGTTTTGAGTAGGACCTACCCTGTCCCTTTGGAATAAATGCTGCACTTTCCTTCCCCACCACCTGGTGTCAGTGGATTGCCTTCACCGCACATGGGCCCAAGTCTGGTTTGGTAACATCTCGGtgcccatcctaaagaaaatcagtcctgaatattcattagaaggactgatcctgaagctgaaactccagtacttttggccacctgatgcgaagaactgacccatcggaaaataccctgatgctgggaaagattgaaggcgggaggagagggggacgacacaggaggggatggttggatggcatcactgactcgatggacatgagtttgagtaaattctggaagttggtgatggacagggaggcctggcgtgctgcagtccatggggttgcaaagagttggacacaactgagtgacttaactgaactgaacggtgCCCAGGGCCCCTGTGGGGGTTGTTGGGGGAGGGCCTCTAGGGGAGGGAGGACACATAGTGACAATAACAGCAGTAACAGTGGGTGTGACTGGCAGCCCCGGGCCCTGCGGGCCCAgagaaaggactgatgttaaggACAGATCTGGCCTGCACCCAGGCACCAGGAGCCAGCGAAAGTGAGGGCATGGAGATGTACAGTGTGCCCATCCTCCCCCGCACCTGGTACCGTGCATCCCCAGTCACCCTCCACAGCTCGTTCATGGCCATGGTGTAAAAACACTCGCTGAAGATGGTCCGCTGCACCTTGACTGGGCGGCCGTCCCTGGTCAGCACAAAGGCACATTTCTTTGCAGGAGGTGCCACTTGGGCATAACGCAGCAAAAACTCGCCACCTGGTGGTCAGGAAGGTGTCACGCTGGAAGGCGCGCTGGGGGTGCCCCAGCCGGCGCCTACCTCCCCATCGGTGGGCACCCGGCGTCCTTGGGGGGCTTCCAGAGCCGGCTGGCAAGCAGGCAACTGGGAGCACCGCGTGGCTACTGGGATCACCGGGAGTGGCTTCTGGGGAGACGGGGACTGGGAGGGGAGGGCACCTGCTTTAGCTGCATTCAAAAGCTCCGGGCGGCGGAAGCGCTCAAACTGGCGGTACAAGCGACAGTACATCCACACCTAGGTGGGGGGCGAGGGAGCGGAGGGGTCGTGGCTCAAGTTGGGGGCCGCCGTCCTCAGGGCCTTGGGAAGGAGGGCGGTGAGCCGCGATCCCTGCCCGGTGTGCGAACTCAGACAGGACCCAGCGCGCCGGTTCCAGTCCCGAGCGCCCCGGGGCACGCCTCGTCCATACCTGCCTCCCCTGCAGCCAGACGTACTTGAGGTCATCGTACACCCGCCCG
Coding sequences within it:
- the NAA10 gene encoding N-alpha-acetyltransferase 10; the protein is MNIRNARPEDLMNMQHCNLLCLPENYQMKYYFYHGLSWPQLSYIAEDENGKIVGYVLAKMEEDPDDVPHGHITSLAVKRSHRRLGLAQKLMDQASRAMIENFNAKYVSLHVRKSNRAALHLYSNTLNFQISEVEPKYYADGEDAYAMKRDLTQMADELRRHLELKEKGRHVVLGSIENKMEGKGNSLPSSGEACREEKGLVAEDSGGDSKDLSEVSETTESTDVKDSSEASDSAS
- the RENBP gene encoding N-acylglucosamine 2-epimerase — protein: MSRGLRVWQDMEKEQEKLRAWKERVARELDRVVAFWLDHSHDQEQGGFFTCLGRDGRVYDDLKYVWLQGRQVWMYCRLYRQFERFRRPELLNAAKAGGEFLLRYAQVAPPAKKCAFVLTRDGRPVKVQRTIFSECFYTMAMNELWRVTGDARYQNEAMEMMDQIVSWVREDPSGLGRPQLPGAPASESMAVPMMLLNLVEQLGEADEELAGISAELGDWCTQRILQHVQRGGQAVLENVSEDGEELSGCLGRHQNPGHALEAGWFLLRYAIRRGDAKLQAHVIDKFLLLPFHSGWDPEHGGLFYFQDADGLCPTQLEWAMKLWWPHSEAMIAFLMGYSETGDPALLRIFYQVAEYTFHRFRDPEYGEWFGYLNRDGKVALTIKGGPFKGCFHVPRCLAMCEEMLNDLLSRLAPASALSARSPPAGPARPGAE